Proteins encoded in a region of the Polynucleobacter antarcticus genome:
- a CDS encoding copper chaperone PCu(A)C, which translates to MKSYLSTSLIAALTLMMSNMTFAQNAKVGSVQIENAYTRATVPGQQVAGGFMKIENKGAADQLISASSPVAGEVQLHEMAMEGNVMKMRQVKDITVPAGGSVELKPGGLHLMFMNIKAPLTAGETVPVKLKFAKAGEVEVKVPVNAMGKPTGGHGGAMKH; encoded by the coding sequence ATGAAATCCTATCTATCTACATCACTCATTGCGGCATTAACGCTGATGATGAGCAATATGACATTTGCTCAAAACGCTAAAGTTGGTAGTGTACAAATTGAAAATGCCTATACCCGTGCTACTGTTCCTGGCCAACAAGTTGCTGGTGGTTTTATGAAGATTGAAAACAAAGGAGCTGCTGATCAATTGATCTCCGCGAGTTCCCCTGTAGCAGGTGAGGTGCAGTTGCATGAAATGGCAATGGAAGGCAATGTCATGAAAATGCGGCAAGTGAAAGACATTACGGTGCCTGCTGGTGGTTCTGTTGAATTAAAACCCGGCGGCTTACATTTGATGTTCATGAATATCAAAGCACCCCTTACTGCTGGTGAGACAGTGCCGGTCAAGCTCAAGTTTGCCAAAGCAGGTGAAGTCGAAGTAAAGGTACCGGTCAATGCAATGGGTAAACCTACTGGTGGACATGGTGGAGCCATGAAACACTAA
- a CDS encoding response regulator transcription factor, whose protein sequence is MTKAGHIYLIDDDESMRTSLSRMLRELGYGVEDFSSARTFLDHSSPVAPAVILLDMQMPDMTGLDLQEKILQLGRKTPIIFVSGQSHPHQIVTGLKKGALDFLFKPFNLEDLLKAVADALEFDLRQLKRISKEVETKRDYGTLTPREKEVCFWLVKGLLNKDIAVKLGTTDATIKVHKARVMDKIHVESVQVLVVKYLESSLGNLQNR, encoded by the coding sequence ATGACTAAAGCTGGCCATATTTACCTGATTGATGACGACGAGTCGATGCGCACCTCATTAAGTAGGATGTTGCGGGAACTTGGCTATGGCGTCGAAGATTTTTCTTCTGCACGTACATTTTTAGACCATTCATCACCGGTAGCGCCAGCAGTCATTCTGTTGGATATGCAAATGCCCGATATGACTGGCCTTGATCTCCAAGAAAAAATACTGCAACTCGGTCGTAAGACGCCCATTATTTTTGTCAGTGGGCAAAGTCACCCTCATCAGATCGTGACTGGTCTTAAAAAAGGCGCGCTGGATTTTCTCTTTAAGCCTTTTAATTTAGAAGATTTACTGAAAGCAGTTGCCGATGCGTTGGAATTTGATTTACGTCAGTTAAAACGTATTTCTAAAGAAGTAGAAACCAAAAGAGATTACGGAACACTGACCCCTCGTGAAAAAGAGGTTTGTTTTTGGCTAGTCAAGGGCTTGCTGAATAAAGATATTGCTGTAAAACTTGGCACCACTGATGCCACGATTAAAGTTCATAAGGCCAGAGTGATGGACAAAATACATGTGGAATCAGTCCAAGTATTAGTAGTTAAATACCTTGAGTCAAGCCTCGGGAACCTGCAAAATCGCTAG
- a CDS encoding tripartite tricarboxylate transporter permease — MEEINALFGGFAIAMTPFNLMLMFVGVTLGVIIGVLPGLGGANGIAILLPLTFTMPPTSAIIMLSCIYWGALFGGAITSILFNIPGEPWSVATTFDGYPMARNGKPGEALTAAFTSSFVGAFFAIVMITFLAPLVAKFALQFGPPEFFAVYLLTFCSFVGMNKGSPFKTISAMMLGFALATVGMDTVTGQLRLTFGQPELMRGFDFLIAVIGLFGIGEILLSMEEGLSFKGAAAKIRRQVVLDTWAKLPKYWATSLRSCLIGCWMGITPGGATPASFMAYGVAKRVSKDGKNFGKGEMEGIIAPETAAHAAGTAALLPMLSLGIPGSPTAAVLLGGLLIWGLQPGPLLFVEKPDFVWGLIASMYLGNIAGLIVVLTCVPLFASILRIPFSIIAPVIIVICAVGAYTVHNATFDIWLMMGFGILGYVFKKLDYPMAPMVLALVLGDRAEDSFRQSMLMSQGSLEIFFSNYLVGGITFLALLLLFWPLIGKFIGKKKAAAA; from the coding sequence TTGGAAGAAATTAATGCCCTATTCGGTGGATTTGCCATCGCAATGACCCCCTTTAACTTAATGTTAATGTTTGTAGGCGTAACACTTGGTGTGATTATTGGCGTATTGCCCGGCTTAGGCGGTGCGAATGGTATTGCTATTCTGTTACCACTCACCTTTACGATGCCTCCAACATCCGCCATCATCATGCTCTCCTGTATTTACTGGGGTGCGTTATTTGGCGGTGCGATTACTTCGATTTTGTTCAATATTCCGGGTGAACCTTGGTCTGTTGCAACTACTTTTGACGGCTATCCAATGGCTCGCAATGGTAAGCCTGGCGAAGCCTTAACTGCAGCATTCACATCTTCCTTTGTAGGTGCGTTCTTTGCGATTGTCATGATTACCTTCTTGGCCCCGCTTGTGGCGAAGTTTGCCCTGCAGTTCGGTCCGCCTGAATTCTTCGCTGTGTATCTTCTGACCTTCTGTAGTTTTGTGGGGATGAATAAAGGTTCGCCATTTAAGACTATCTCTGCAATGATGCTCGGTTTTGCACTGGCTACAGTAGGTATGGATACTGTTACCGGACAGTTACGCTTGACTTTTGGTCAGCCTGAGCTCATGCGCGGCTTTGATTTCTTGATCGCAGTGATCGGCTTATTCGGTATTGGCGAAATCCTCCTTTCAATGGAAGAGGGCCTATCATTTAAAGGTGCCGCTGCTAAGATTCGCCGTCAGGTTGTTCTTGATACCTGGGCGAAATTGCCAAAGTATTGGGCAACTTCATTGCGCAGCTGCTTAATTGGTTGCTGGATGGGTATCACCCCAGGTGGAGCGACCCCAGCCTCCTTTATGGCTTACGGTGTTGCAAAGCGCGTATCTAAGGACGGTAAGAACTTTGGTAAGGGTGAGATGGAAGGGATTATTGCTCCAGAAACCGCCGCACATGCTGCAGGTACTGCAGCCTTGTTGCCAATGCTCTCATTGGGTATTCCAGGATCACCAACCGCAGCAGTTTTACTTGGCGGCTTGTTGATTTGGGGTTTACAACCAGGTCCATTGCTCTTCGTTGAAAAGCCAGACTTTGTTTGGGGCTTGATTGCGAGTATGTACTTGGGCAACATTGCAGGCTTGATTGTGGTGTTGACTTGCGTTCCGCTGTTTGCCTCCATTTTGAGAATCCCTTTCTCGATTATTGCTCCTGTCATTATTGTGATTTGTGCGGTTGGTGCTTACACCGTTCATAACGCTACGTTTGACATATGGTTAATGATGGGCTTTGGCATACTTGGATATGTTTTTAAGAAGTTAGACTATCCAATGGCACCTATGGTCTTGGCCTTGGTATTGGGTGACCGTGCTGAGGACTCATTCCGTCAGTCCATGTTGATGTCCCAAGGTAGCTTAGAGATTTTCTTCTCTAACTACTTAGTAGGCGGCATCACTTTCCTTGCTCTGTTATTGCTCTTCTGGCCTTTAATTGGCAAGTTTATTGGTAAGAAGAAGGCAGCGGCTGCTTAA
- a CDS encoding DUF2946 domain-containing protein — translation MNRHKNFLIHWIAAFAIAMSALAPVISQAASLAQHGQGFTMEICSADSNKTPIEVRADQQAQEGTQNSGMQSCPDCVAQSLITPIFNTSLTFQAPQSFAFLPQLFYQSPQPMSVWLSPPAAAPPTKA, via the coding sequence ATGAATCGCCATAAAAATTTCCTTATTCACTGGATTGCTGCATTTGCAATTGCAATGAGTGCGCTTGCTCCAGTAATATCTCAAGCAGCGTCACTGGCACAGCATGGTCAAGGCTTTACTATGGAGATTTGCTCTGCTGATAGCAATAAGACACCGATTGAGGTTCGGGCCGATCAACAAGCCCAAGAGGGCACTCAGAATAGTGGGATGCAGTCTTGCCCCGATTGTGTGGCTCAAAGCCTTATTACTCCAATCTTTAATACAAGCCTGACATTTCAGGCGCCACAAAGTTTTGCATTCTTGCCCCAGCTGTTTTATCAATCACCTCAACCAATGTCTGTGTGGCTATCGCCGCCCGCAGCGGCACCGCCCACAAAAGCCTAA
- a CDS encoding DUF1854 domain-containing protein, producing the protein MSTHRKPYSLERDALGCLVFIDDAGNHHEGVYPVRAYPITAPSAGISLMDTAGKELCWFDRLEDIPVLEMELIEQDLAAREFMPVIERITKVSTFATPSIWDIETDRGPTRIRLKAEEDIRRVAGNTLLVADANGLQFLIKDSTQLDKLSKKFLDRFR; encoded by the coding sequence ATGAGTACGCATCGCAAGCCTTATTCTCTTGAGCGAGATGCGCTAGGTTGTCTTGTATTCATCGATGATGCTGGGAATCACCACGAAGGGGTCTATCCCGTCAGAGCCTACCCCATTACCGCTCCAAGTGCAGGGATTTCTTTGATGGATACAGCAGGCAAAGAACTTTGTTGGTTTGATCGTCTTGAAGATATTCCAGTGCTTGAGATGGAGTTGATTGAACAGGATTTAGCTGCACGTGAGTTCATGCCGGTGATTGAAAGAATTACGAAGGTCTCCACTTTTGCTACTCCCAGTATTTGGGATATTGAGACAGACCGCGGACCTACGAGAATTCGCCTTAAGGCGGAAGAGGATATTCGGCGGGTTGCTGGCAATACCTTATTAGTCGCTGATGCAAATGGCCTCCAATTTCTGATTAAGGACTCGACTCAGCTCGATAAGTTAAGTAAAAAGTTTTTAGATCGGTTCCGCTAA
- the glnK gene encoding P-II family nitrogen regulator, whose protein sequence is MKLITSVIKPFKLDEVREALAEVGVTGLTVTEVKGFGRQKGHTELYRGAEYVVDFLPKVKVEVVVSSDRVDAVIEAITKAARTGKIGDGKIFVSSIEQAIRIRTGETNDAAV, encoded by the coding sequence ATGAAACTTATTACATCTGTTATCAAACCATTTAAGCTGGATGAAGTACGCGAAGCTTTAGCTGAAGTCGGTGTTACTGGTCTTACAGTCACTGAAGTCAAAGGCTTTGGTCGGCAAAAAGGTCACACCGAGCTTTATCGTGGTGCAGAGTATGTGGTTGATTTTTTACCTAAAGTAAAGGTAGAAGTGGTTGTTTCAAGCGACCGCGTAGATGCCGTCATTGAAGCCATCACAAAGGCAGCGCGTACCGGAAAAATTGGGGATGGCAAAATTTTTGTTAGCTCGATTGAGCAAGCGATTCGTATTCGTACTGGCGAAACAAACGACGCAGCCGTTTAA
- a CDS encoding helix-turn-helix domain-containing protein, which produces MIANSKLPEIRSEAFTKAREKLSLTTKELGGLACLSKSQIEQIENGEMKSFYGAQIKLTAARKVAKLLNLTDAEAFDGLAAEAVTPSSEDIAAPEAAAKTIEVPVDADIKIKPVEKSTPVKEAPTQIQEPLEVIDPPKVVVSEKKEATKKTHLQAIPFDSIASKSKSAPRKKWFLGFFIIVGMLFAVVNLRPLFFADKPEAIILIKEELVEPVPAQASNLPTDQANSVGAVGAAGIVAPVTTTTATAPTTAVPPSSVMPVSGSDIALSCPAEDVLVSYKPEVARKSGDMVYVQVKSKQVVCVVDGSGKTQNKVLESGMGTSFYGKPPFKVLTGGLAQVDVYFQGYKARIENPNSKTLVLEASEVVTLPPADSTDSRLR; this is translated from the coding sequence TTGATCGCTAATTCCAAACTTCCAGAGATTCGTAGCGAGGCCTTTACCAAGGCGCGTGAAAAGCTTAGTCTGACCACAAAAGAGCTTGGGGGTCTTGCCTGTCTATCTAAAAGTCAAATTGAGCAGATTGAGAATGGGGAGATGAAATCTTTCTACGGTGCTCAGATCAAGTTGACTGCTGCTAGGAAAGTAGCGAAGTTATTGAATTTAACTGATGCAGAGGCTTTTGATGGGCTAGCAGCAGAGGCAGTTACACCAAGCTCAGAAGATATTGCGGCACCAGAAGCAGCAGCTAAAACGATTGAAGTGCCTGTTGACGCGGATATTAAGATAAAGCCAGTTGAAAAATCAACGCCTGTAAAAGAAGCTCCCACTCAGATACAAGAGCCACTTGAAGTAATTGATCCGCCAAAAGTAGTGGTGAGCGAGAAAAAAGAAGCTACTAAAAAAACGCATTTACAAGCTATTCCTTTTGACTCAATTGCATCCAAATCAAAATCAGCGCCGCGTAAAAAATGGTTTCTAGGTTTTTTCATCATCGTAGGAATGTTGTTTGCCGTCGTTAATCTACGCCCCTTATTTTTTGCAGATAAACCAGAGGCCATCATCCTTATTAAGGAAGAGCTGGTTGAGCCTGTTCCGGCACAGGCTAGCAATCTCCCCACGGACCAGGCTAATTCAGTTGGGGCAGTGGGAGCAGCTGGAATAGTGGCGCCTGTAACTACAACTACCGCCACAGCACCTACTACAGCTGTCCCCCCATCTTCAGTTATGCCAGTTTCTGGCTCTGATATTGCGCTAAGCTGCCCTGCAGAAGATGTACTGGTCAGCTATAAGCCGGAGGTCGCTCGCAAATCTGGTGACATGGTCTACGTGCAAGTTAAATCCAAGCAAGTGGTATGTGTTGTTGATGGTTCCGGCAAGACCCAAAATAAAGTATTGGAATCCGGCATGGGGACATCCTTTTATGGTAAACCACCATTTAAGGTGCTCACTGGGGGTCTCGCCCAAGTGGATGTCTATTTCCAGGGGTATAAGGCACGAATAGAAAATCCCAACAGCAAGACATTGGTATTGGAAGCGAGCGAGGTAGTTACACTGCCACCTGCTGATTCGACGGATTCCCGTTTGCGCTAA
- the ilvD gene encoding dihydroxy-acid dehydratase, giving the protein MKRLNERSRNVTEGVARAPNRSMYYAMGYEDKDFVKPMVGVANGHATITPCNSGLQKLADAAVAALEAAGAKSQLFGVPTVSDGIGMGTEGMKYSLVSREVIADSIETCVNGLWQDGVLVIGGCDKNMPGGMMAMARTNVPSIYVYGGTIKPGHFKGKELNIVSAFEAVGEFTSGRMSEEDLKGVEQNACPGPGSCGGMYTANTMSSSFEALGMSLPFSSTMSNVDEEKVVSAHDSALVLVEAIKNNLRPRDIITKKSIENAVSVIMAVGGSTNAVLHYLAITSAAEIDWTIDDFERIRKRVPVIADMKPSGTYLATDLHQAGGIPQIMKILLDGGLLHGDCMTITGKTIAETLKDIPSVPRADQKVIRTLDNPMYKQGHLAILKGNISPEGCVAKITGLKNPSITGPARVFDSEDDAMAAIMAQKIKDGDVMVIRYEGPKGGPGMREMLAPTSALVGQGLGETVGLITDGRFSGGTWGMVVGHVAPEAYVGGTIALIHEGDSVTIDAHQLLIQLNVSDEEIAKRRAAWVQPKPRYTRGLLAKYARLASSASKGAVTDLNLD; this is encoded by the coding sequence ATGAAACGCCTTAATGAACGCTCACGTAATGTCACTGAAGGGGTTGCCCGCGCACCCAATCGCTCAATGTATTACGCCATGGGCTATGAGGACAAAGATTTCGTTAAGCCGATGGTTGGAGTGGCTAACGGTCATGCCACCATTACCCCTTGCAATAGCGGCCTGCAAAAATTAGCGGATGCGGCTGTTGCCGCGCTTGAGGCAGCGGGTGCTAAGTCCCAATTATTTGGTGTGCCAACCGTATCGGATGGCATCGGCATGGGCACTGAGGGCATGAAATACTCTCTCGTTTCACGGGAAGTGATTGCTGACAGTATTGAAACTTGTGTCAACGGCCTTTGGCAAGATGGTGTTTTAGTGATCGGCGGATGCGATAAAAATATGCCAGGTGGCATGATGGCAATGGCTCGCACTAATGTACCGAGTATTTATGTCTATGGCGGTACCATTAAGCCAGGTCATTTCAAAGGCAAAGAACTGAACATTGTTTCTGCATTTGAAGCTGTCGGTGAGTTTACTTCTGGCCGCATGAGCGAGGAAGACCTTAAAGGTGTCGAGCAAAATGCATGTCCTGGGCCTGGTTCTTGCGGGGGTATGTACACCGCTAACACGATGAGCTCATCCTTTGAAGCACTGGGCATGAGCTTACCCTTCTCCTCTACTATGTCGAACGTGGATGAAGAAAAAGTGGTTAGTGCCCATGACTCGGCACTGGTTCTAGTCGAAGCCATTAAAAACAATTTACGCCCCCGCGACATCATCACCAAAAAATCGATTGAGAATGCAGTCAGTGTCATCATGGCTGTTGGTGGCTCAACCAATGCAGTACTCCACTACTTAGCCATCACCAGCGCTGCAGAAATTGACTGGACAATTGATGACTTTGAACGTATTCGTAAACGTGTACCTGTCATCGCGGATATGAAACCGTCTGGGACCTATTTAGCAACGGATCTGCATCAAGCAGGTGGTATTCCACAAATCATGAAAATTTTGCTGGATGGTGGACTGCTCCACGGCGATTGCATGACCATTACCGGAAAAACCATTGCTGAGACTTTGAAGGATATTCCATCAGTACCACGTGCCGACCAAAAAGTGATTCGTACCTTAGACAACCCTATGTATAAGCAAGGTCACTTAGCGATTCTTAAGGGTAATATTTCTCCTGAAGGTTGCGTTGCCAAAATTACTGGTCTGAAGAACCCCTCTATCACCGGACCTGCTCGGGTCTTTGATTCTGAGGATGACGCAATGGCCGCCATCATGGCGCAAAAGATTAAAGATGGTGATGTCATGGTGATCCGCTACGAAGGCCCCAAAGGCGGTCCTGGCATGCGTGAAATGCTCGCCCCTACCTCTGCCCTTGTAGGTCAAGGTTTAGGTGAGACAGTGGGCCTGATAACTGATGGACGCTTCTCTGGTGGTACTTGGGGAATGGTGGTGGGTCACGTTGCTCCTGAAGCATATGTGGGCGGAACCATTGCCCTCATCCACGAGGGTGATTCTGTCACTATTGATGCACATCAGTTGCTGATTCAACTCAATGTTAGTGATGAAGAAATTGCTAAGCGTCGCGCTGCTTGGGTACAACCCAAGCCACGCTATACCCGTGGACTGCTAGCGAAATACGCCCGCCTTGCAAGCTCAGCCAGTAAAGGGGCCGTCACAGATCTGAACTTGGATTAA
- a CDS encoding NAD+ synthase, with protein MSSQKIALAQINPLLGDLRGNAQLIVQAAAQAYAEGASIVLTPELSLTGYPPEDLLLRPAFIEAAELELKQLTLELKQFPGLTVIVGHPKKTADGLQNFASVLRDGKIIAAYAKQKLPNHEVFDEVRYFVPGNTPCVFESHGIKFGLILCEDAWHIEPAQQAHAAGANILLVLNASPYHLQKEVLRIEVLRKHIVITKMPLVYVNAVGGQDELVFDGGSFALNSTGKLVMSMPQFEAGLGFVNVNSTSDLEPGSCTAAQSVEAQAYQALVLGVRDYVQKNHFPGVIIGLSGGVDSALVLAVAVDALGADKVRAVMMASRYTADISWIDAREMAQNLHVQYDEIPISVPVDALEQSLAEQFKGLKTDATEENLQARVRGTLLMALSNKTGRLVLTTGNKSEMAVGYCTLYGDMAGGFAVIKDIAKTLVYRLCTYRNSIAPIIPERILTRAPSAELRPDQTDQDSLPSYEVLDGIVERYMEQNQSIAQIIAAGFDAESVEKVTRLIKLNEYKRRQAPPGVRVTTRAFGRDWRYPITSQFRA; from the coding sequence GTGAGCTCGCAAAAAATCGCCTTAGCGCAAATCAATCCTTTATTGGGTGATTTGCGTGGCAATGCTCAGCTCATTGTCCAAGCGGCAGCGCAAGCGTATGCGGAAGGCGCTTCGATAGTACTTACTCCAGAGCTTTCGCTTACCGGCTACCCCCCCGAAGATTTATTACTCCGCCCTGCTTTTATTGAGGCTGCAGAGTTAGAACTCAAGCAATTAACTCTAGAGCTCAAGCAATTCCCAGGCCTAACCGTGATTGTGGGTCACCCCAAAAAAACAGCGGATGGCTTACAAAACTTCGCCTCTGTATTGCGCGATGGAAAAATCATTGCGGCTTATGCCAAACAAAAATTGCCTAATCATGAAGTATTCGATGAGGTGCGCTATTTTGTTCCCGGCAATACTCCCTGCGTTTTTGAATCACATGGCATTAAATTTGGGCTCATTCTCTGTGAGGATGCTTGGCATATCGAACCTGCTCAGCAAGCGCATGCAGCTGGTGCAAATATTTTGTTAGTACTAAATGCTTCTCCTTATCACTTACAAAAAGAGGTATTGCGAATTGAAGTGCTACGCAAACATATTGTGATCACTAAGATGCCACTTGTTTATGTTAACGCCGTAGGTGGGCAAGATGAATTAGTGTTTGATGGTGGTTCATTTGCATTAAACAGCACCGGTAAATTAGTGATGTCGATGCCTCAATTTGAGGCGGGCTTAGGATTTGTAAACGTGAATAGTACAAGTGACCTAGAACCGGGATCATGCACAGCGGCTCAAAGTGTTGAGGCTCAAGCCTATCAAGCCCTTGTCTTAGGCGTGCGCGACTATGTGCAGAAGAATCACTTTCCAGGTGTCATCATTGGTCTTTCTGGAGGGGTGGACTCAGCCCTAGTGCTGGCCGTTGCAGTAGATGCCTTGGGCGCCGACAAAGTCCGTGCGGTCATGATGGCCTCGCGCTATACCGCAGATATATCTTGGATTGATGCCAGAGAAATGGCTCAAAATCTACATGTTCAGTATGACGAAATTCCGATTAGCGTACCAGTAGATGCGCTAGAGCAATCCTTAGCAGAGCAATTTAAAGGCTTAAAGACCGATGCCACTGAAGAGAATCTCCAGGCCCGAGTACGTGGCACTCTACTCATGGCCCTTTCTAATAAGACTGGACGATTAGTACTCACGACAGGCAATAAAAGTGAAATGGCTGTGGGCTACTGCACCTTATACGGTGATATGGCTGGTGGCTTTGCAGTCATCAAAGACATTGCCAAGACTTTGGTCTACCGCCTGTGTACCTACCGAAATAGTATTGCCCCAATCATTCCCGAGCGCATTTTGACGCGCGCCCCTTCCGCAGAGTTGCGCCCAGATCAAACGGATCAAGACAGCTTGCCCTCCTATGAAGTATTGGATGGCATTGTGGAGCGTTACATGGAACAAAACCAATCTATTGCGCAAATTATTGCGGCTGGATTTGATGCTGAAAGCGTAGAAAAGGTTACTCGCTTGATTAAGCTTAATGAATATAAGCGCCGCCAAGCGCCGCCTGGAGTCCGGGTTACCACTAGGGCATTTGGACGTGACTGGCGCTACCCGATCACCTCTCAATTTAGGGCCTAG
- the ppa gene encoding inorganic diphosphatase: MSLDNVKPGKKIPENFNVIIEIPMNADPIKYEVDKESGAIFVDRFMGTAMHYPCNYGYIPKTIAGDGDPVDVLVVTPFPLIPGVVVSCRAIGVLHMEDEGGQDAKLLAVPEDKILSIYTHWQKPEDVNPLRLNQIQHFFEHYKDLEPGKWVKVKGWGGVAEAHKEILEGIETYNKEQQQ; encoded by the coding sequence ATGAGTTTAGACAATGTAAAGCCAGGCAAAAAAATCCCAGAGAATTTCAACGTCATTATTGAAATCCCTATGAATGCTGACCCTATTAAGTATGAAGTAGATAAGGAAAGTGGTGCCATTTTCGTTGATAGATTTATGGGTACTGCTATGCACTACCCTTGCAACTATGGCTATATTCCTAAAACAATTGCTGGCGATGGTGATCCAGTTGATGTTCTTGTCGTTACGCCATTTCCATTAATTCCTGGTGTTGTCGTGAGTTGTCGTGCCATCGGTGTTTTACATATGGAAGATGAAGGTGGTCAAGATGCAAAATTGCTGGCAGTTCCAGAAGATAAAATTTTATCTATTTATACCCACTGGCAAAAACCAGAGGATGTAAATCCATTGCGCTTAAATCAGATCCAACACTTCTTCGAACACTACAAAGACCTTGAGCCAGGTAAATGGGTAAAAGTAAAAGGTTGGGGTGGCGTTGCGGAAGCTCATAAAGAAATTCTGGAGGGTATTGAAACCTATAACAAAGAACAACAGCAATGA
- a CDS encoding Bug family tripartite tricarboxylate transporter substrate binding protein — MKLKGALISTALALGVAGVSPAFAAWEPTKSVEFVIPAGPGGGADQMARMIQGIVTKNNLMKQAIIPVNKGAGAGAEGFLAMKEAKGDPHKIVITLSNLFTTPLATGVPFNWKDITPVAMLALDQFVLWNNVDKPQKTAKEYIDAAKAAGPGKFKMGGTGSKQEDQIITVALEKATGAKFTYIPFKGGGDVAVQLVGNHIDSSVNNPIEAVAQWRAGKLRALCVFDDTRMPYKEKITPTQSWNDVPTCAEVGVPTDYVMLRGIFMAPGVTQEQVDFFVNLFKKVRETPEWKKFMADGAFNQTFMTGKEFSNWLTLNEALHKQLMTEAGFLAK; from the coding sequence ATGAAGTTAAAAGGGGCACTGATTTCCACCGCATTAGCCCTCGGTGTTGCTGGAGTTTCACCTGCTTTTGCTGCATGGGAGCCAACCAAGTCGGTTGAGTTTGTTATCCCCGCTGGCCCTGGTGGCGGTGCTGACCAAATGGCTCGCATGATTCAAGGAATTGTTACTAAAAATAACTTGATGAAGCAGGCAATCATCCCTGTGAATAAGGGCGCTGGTGCCGGTGCTGAAGGTTTCTTAGCGATGAAAGAAGCCAAGGGCGACCCACATAAAATTGTGATTACTTTGTCAAACTTGTTTACTACGCCATTAGCAACGGGCGTTCCTTTTAACTGGAAAGACATTACGCCAGTTGCGATGTTGGCACTGGATCAGTTTGTATTGTGGAATAACGTTGACAAGCCACAAAAAACTGCTAAGGAATACATTGATGCTGCTAAGGCAGCAGGCCCAGGTAAGTTTAAGATGGGTGGTACGGGATCTAAACAAGAAGATCAAATTATTACCGTTGCTCTAGAAAAGGCAACTGGCGCTAAATTCACCTATATCCCATTTAAAGGGGGTGGTGATGTAGCCGTTCAGTTAGTGGGTAATCATATTGATTCATCTGTAAATAACCCCATTGAGGCAGTTGCACAATGGCGCGCCGGTAAGTTACGTGCTTTATGCGTATTTGATGACACGCGCATGCCTTACAAAGAAAAGATTACTCCAACTCAATCTTGGAATGATGTTCCAACTTGTGCTGAGGTTGGCGTACCCACTGACTACGTAATGTTGCGTGGCATCTTTATGGCGCCTGGAGTGACTCAAGAGCAGGTTGATTTCTTCGTCAATTTGTTCAAAAAAGTACGCGAGACACCTGAGTGGAAAAAGTTCATGGCTGATGGTGCATTTAATCAAACATTCATGACTGGAAAAGAGTTTTCTAACTGGCTAACGCTGAATGAAGCCCTTCATAAGCAGTTGATGACTGAAGCAGGTTTCTTGGCTAAGTAA
- a CDS encoding tripartite tricarboxylate transporter TctB family protein, whose amino-acid sequence MSENTNSPQEESAISVRAMDIITALLFIALGLVVVIGSIKLGASWGSDGPEAGYFPFYISLIFIISSSITLYQAVVVDKKKETESFVGKESLKQVLAVLLPAIIFVLGVQLIGIYVASTLYIFIFMVWLGKYPLLKALAVALGVSVALYMMFEFWFQIPLPHGSLINPLEFIGVN is encoded by the coding sequence ATGTCTGAAAATACAAACAGCCCCCAAGAAGAATCAGCCATCAGCGTACGCGCGATGGATATCATTACTGCGCTGCTATTTATTGCGCTTGGCCTGGTGGTTGTCATCGGTAGTATTAAGCTAGGAGCCTCGTGGGGTAGCGATGGACCGGAGGCTGGATATTTTCCCTTCTACATTAGCTTAATTTTCATTATTTCCAGTTCTATCACCCTGTATCAGGCGGTGGTAGTAGACAAGAAAAAAGAGACAGAGTCTTTCGTCGGCAAAGAGTCTCTCAAGCAGGTATTGGCCGTGCTATTGCCAGCTATTATCTTCGTTCTGGGTGTGCAATTAATTGGCATCTACGTTGCATCCACCTTATATATCTTTATCTTTATGGTGTGGTTGGGTAAATACCCACTCTTGAAAGCGCTTGCTGTTGCATTGGGAGTGAGTGTTGCCCTGTACATGATGTTTGAGTTCTGGTTTCAGATCCCATTGCCTCATGGCTCATTGATTAATCCGCTTGAATTTATCGGCGTGAATTAA